GATTTCTGTCAGAACCTCGAGTACTTCGGCCAGAACCCCGGCGGCCACGAAGGCGGCGCCGGGGTGCCGCTGTCGACCCGACTATTCGCCTGACGGGCCGAGCTGATCGAAACGCTCGACAAGCTCAACGCCCACCCGACCGAACGCGCAGAGTTGGCGGAGCTGCTGCGCAGCGACGTGGCGTCGATGAACGCCGATAACTGGGTCTTCGGAGTTCAGCGGGGTGTGAGCGTGTCGAGCGCCGCCCAGTTGGGTCTGCCCGCGTAGAGCAGGGCACGTAGCCGGTAGTGGGTGAACCGGCGGAACCCGAACGCGACACGCTTCACCTTCTTGATCAGGTTGTTCGCCGACTCGGTCGGTCCGTTGCTGATCCGGGCGTGATGCCAGTTGAGAATCTGGTTTCGCCACGTCGCCAGCATCTTGCCCAACGACCGCACCTCGATCGGCTGGCAGTCGTCGGTCGCGTCATCGATCAGATCATCGAGATACGACTCCGCGGTTACCGGATCGCCGAGCTCGTAGAAGCCACGCAACGCCTCCCTCGCGTGCCAGATCAGGCGGAGTTCACCCTTGGGGTCACCGGCCTCCAAGAAACCCATCAGCTTCGCCTCACCCTTGTCGTCGAGACGTTCGTGGGCCTTGGTGAACAGGCGGCGACCCCGATACAAGGGGTCGTCCTTGCGGCCCCGATGACCGAGGGTCTCGGTCTGGATACGGCGACGGCACTCGTCGACCTTGCGGTTCGCTGCCTGGCACACGTGGAACCGATCAGCGACCTGCCGAGCGGCCGGCAACGCGTCGGTGAACGTCTTGCGGTACGGGCCCGACATGTCCAACGCCCCCCACACCACACCGTCACGCCACGACTGGTGGCGCTTCTCCATCCATTCGGTCGCCTGCACCGCTGTGCGGCCTTGGACCATGTCCAGCAGTTGGGTTGGCATGTTCACGTCCACGATCGACGTCGCCCACTCCTTGGTCCGGTACTGACCGGTCTTGCGGAACAGCGTCTCATCGAGCCCGAGCGCTGCCACCGGCCCGATCCGTGCCGGGTCATCGATCAACACCGTCCCGTAGGAGATCACGGCGTCCATCACGGTGTGCCAGTCACACCCGAGCTCGCGGGCCACTTCCGCGACCGCCCGGGCCTCACCCCCGACCTGGCGGGTGACCCGTCGCCCGGCACGGTCGGTCAGCTTCGCCCGGGGCGCGGCGATCCGCGGGTGGGTCTCGGTCCACGAGCCGATGTCGCAGTCCGGTTCGGGGCACGACCAGCGGCGCTTGTGCCACACCAGCCGTGCCGGCCGGCCGAACGCCGGCAGATCAACCAGGCTGACCGGCCGCCGGTCCTTCACCCGCGCCCGAGTGCCACACCCACTGCACCCAACCGTCACGGCGGTCGTCTCGATATGGACCTCGATCGGTTCGCCAGGGTCGTCATCGACGACACCCAACACGTTCACGTCGGGCAAGCCGACAAGCAGGGCGCACATGCGCGTAGCGTCTGTTTCCACGGGGGCTCCGGAGGCTCAGGTTGTAGGAACCCCGATTTTCCGAGCCCCCGTACCAACACCCGCGGATACCCCGCCGCCACCGACACCCCCCGCAACTCCGAAGTCCCCGATAACTTCGTCGTACGCCCGCATCTGCGGCTCATCGAGCGCTTCCGCGAGATCACTTCATGGGAACCCGACCAGCTCGACGACACCGCCGTCAGCGAACTCGTCGACATCGTCGCGACGCTGCCGACCGACTTCATCGATGAGTTCGGCGAAGGTGTCGAGGTTGAACTGGGCGGCGGATCGGTCGATGACTTCGCACAGTTCCGCAAAAAGGGCGCTCGCGTTCATGCGCGACCACGAGGACTACCTCGCCGACGCAGGGACTGCGCAGGAACCAGCCCATCAACGACACCGATGTGGCGCCCGAAGGGCCCGACGGCCTGTTTGAGGCGGCGGACGTCGACCGGCTCATCACCGTGGTGCACGAGGTCCGCGACCGGACGGCGGTGGGATGAGCGTGCAAGGCGCTCCAAGGAAGCCACGCTGGTGACGACGCACCTGCCTGACGGTCCGGCGGCCACGTTCGGTGGGGGCGA
This window of the Microthrixaceae bacterium genome carries:
- a CDS encoding ISL3 family transposase, translating into MCALLVGLPDVNVLGVVDDDPGEPIEVHIETTAVTVGCSGCGTRARVKDRRPVSLVDLPAFGRPARLVWHKRRWSCPEPDCDIGSWTETHPRIAAPRAKLTDRAGRRVTRQVGGEARAVAEVARELGCDWHTVMDAVISYGTVLIDDPARIGPVAALGLDETLFRKTGQYRTKEWATSIVDVNMPTQLLDMVQGRTAVQATEWMEKRHQSWRDGVVWGALDMSGPYRKTFTDALPAARQVADRFHVCQAANRKVDECRRRIQTETLGHRGRKDDPLYRGRRLFTKAHERLDDKGEAKLMGFLEAGDPKGELRLIWHAREALRGFYELGDPVTAESYLDDLIDDATDDCQPIEVRSLGKMLATWRNQILNWHHARISNGPTESANNLIKKVKRVAFGFRRFTHYRLRALLYAGRPNWAALDTLTPR